A window from Festucalex cinctus isolate MCC-2025b chromosome 4, RoL_Fcin_1.0, whole genome shotgun sequence encodes these proteins:
- the slc1a2a gene encoding excitatory amino acid transporter 2a: MQKQVEVRIDEDHLKPTVDTTESTCNIICDKVMKNMVLTLTILGVFLGSIAGMLLRHISPLPSDVIMIISFPGEILMRMLKMLILPLVVSSLVTGLAGLDAKSSGRLGTRAMVYYMSTTVIAAVLGVILVLLIHPGNPKLRANLGQGKKNDDVSSVDALFDLIRNLFPENLVQACFQQIQTVTTKVQVPTNRTKAPPQFTIKRSLQFKGGMNVLGLIGFFVAFGVIMGKMGEKAKLMLEFFNVLNEIIMKIVSAIMWYSPVGIACLICGKIISIADLEVVARQLGMYMITVIVGLIIHGGIFLPLIYFVIVKQNPFKFFMGMFQAWVTALGTASSAGTLPVTFRCLEENLKIDKRVTRFVLPVGATINMDGTALYEAVAAIFIAQMNGIVLDWGQIVTVSMTATLASVGAASIPSAGLVTMLLILTAVGLPTQDISLLVAVDWLLDRFRTSVNVIGDSYGAGIVYHLSKDELDSFDAQQSRMDDFETTKTKSFFENNTNQNVYAHHNSILIDDCKVTMGKNGKTAGFCPVEEEPWKCE; the protein is encoded by the exons ATGCAGAAGCAAGTGGAGGTCAGGATAGATGAGGACCACCTGAAGCCCACAGTGGACACGACTGAGAGTACATGTAACATTATATGTGATAAAGTCATGAAGAACATGGTTCTAACTCTGACAATTCTTG GTGTGTTTCTGGGTTCCATTGCTGGAATGCTGCTGCGACACATATCACCTCTTCCTTCTGATGTTATTATGATCATAAGCTTCCCGGGGGAGATCCTAATGAGGATGTTGAAGATGCTTATTTTGCCTCTTGTTGTTTCAAGTCTGGTCACAG GACTGGCTGGCTTGGATGCGAAATCTAGTGGTCGTTTAGGCACCAGAGCTATGGTATACTACATGTCAACAACAGTGATTGCAGCAGTCTTGGGGGTGATCTTAGTGCTGCTCATCCATCCTGGGAACCCAAAACTAAGAGCTAATCTTGGACAGGGGAAGAAGAATGACGACGTTTCAAGTGTGGATGCTCTCTTTGATCTCATCCGAAATCTGTTCCCGGAAAACTTGGTACAAGCTTGCTTCCAACAG ATACAAACAGTGACCACAAAAGTACAAGTACCCACTAACAGAACCAAAGCACCCCCGCAGTTCACCATCAAGAGGTCACTTCAGTTCAAGGGTGGGATGAATGTCCTTG gTTTGATTGGATTCTTTGTTGCTTTCGGTGTCATCATGGGGAAAATGGGGGAGAAGGCCAAACTTATGCTCGAGTTCTTTAACGTCTTGAATGAAATCATCATGAAGATTGTGAGTGCAATTATGTG GTACTCGCCAGTTGGAATTGCTTGCCTAATCTGTGGGAAAATCATCTCCATTGCTGATTTAGAGGTTGTTGCTCGACAGCTGGGGATGTACATGATCACTGTGATAGTGGGCCTAATCATCCACGGAGGCATCTTCCTTCCTCTAATATACTTTGTGATAGTCAAACAAAATCCTTTCAAGTTCTTCATGGGAATGTTCCAGGCTTGGGTCACAGCACTTGGAACAGCATCCAG TGCCGGAACCTTGCCTGTCACGTTCCGATGCTTAGAGGAGAACCTGAAAATTGACAAGAGAGTAACGCGTTTCGTCCTCCCTGTTGGGGCCACCATCAACATGGACGGCACAGCACTCTACGAGGCCGTGGCTGCCATCTTCATTGCTCAGATGAATGGAATTGTTCTCGACTGGGGCCAAATTGTTACTGTCAG TATGACCGCAACACTGGCTAGTGTTGGAGCAGCCAGTATCCCCAGCGCTGGACTCGTAACCATGCTGCTAATCCTAACAGCAGTGGGGCTGCCCACGCAGGACATCAGCCTCCTTGTGGCTGTCGACTGGCTGCT GGATCGCTTCCGTACCTCAGTCAATGTGATTGGCGACTCGTATGGAGCCGGTATTGTATACCACCTCTCCAAAGATGAGCTTGACTCTTTCGATGCCCAGCAATCCCGGATGGATGATTTTGAGACGACGAAAACAAAGTCCTTCTTTGAAAATAACACCAACCAGAATGTGTACGCTCACCACAATTCAATCCTGATAGACGACTGCAAG GTCACCATGGGAAAAAATGGCAAGACTGCAGGTTTCTGTCCTGTTGAAGAGGAACCATGGAAATGTGAGTGA
- the LOC144017354 gene encoding uncharacterized protein LOC144017354 isoform X1 produces MRQDAHAFYSLLLVCFRQPWIPYGAVLLPTAVTQIPIKSEEDVLREAETDGFLVEQFFPLSLRYEPRQENPTTQQSNQTSSGTEDSRNQTLLKIIDASTLGDKLFQPRDEGYSTTSERASSSSNSSTTLNPHSDWTSNATQSSNITEPSVPSRNDDSESYSGSGDSEILDQYPIPQTTATYTGGDGETTSFIKIGNEASGDEDSGSGSGFGMPKDKGKARILDFPSVQGGEFYQVPQSDDSATTEQHKGHVTPDWVIILGFVVGVAALVMLCLAIATRDKWNVGPRQASNPQTKVDSSQQQKAENEAFLRKDAPKENGKAVEYTVIPLDDLTEN; encoded by the exons ATGCGTCAAGACGCGCATGCGTTTTATTCGCTTCTTCTTGTGTGTTTCCGGCAGCCTTGGATACCTTACGGCGCAGTGCTGCTCCCTACAG CTGTGACCCAAATTCCCATTAAAAGTGAGGAAGACGTGCTCAGAGAGGCCGAGACGGATGGCTTTCTTGTTGaacaatttttccccctgtcactCAGATACGAACCACGTCAAGAAAACCCGACCACTCAACAGTCCAACCAAACATCCTCTGGCACAGAAGATAGTCGTAATCAAACCCTGTTGAAGATCATTGACGCCAGCACATTAGGTGACAAGCTCTTCCAGCCCAGGGATGAAGGTTATTCAACCACAAGTGAAAGAGCCTCGTCAAGTTCCAACTCATCTACCACTTTAAATCCTCACTCTGACTGGACTTCAAATGCAACACAGTCAAGTAACATCACAGAGCCCAGTGTTCCCTCTCGAAATGATGATTCTGAGAGTTACTCAGGGTCCGGAGATAGTGAGATCCTAGACCAGTATCCTATTCCACAAACCACTGCGACCTACACTGGAGGTGACGGGGAAACAACATCTTTCATCAAAATTGGAAATGAGGCTTCAGGAGATGAAGACTCGGGGTCAGGATCAGGATTTGGAATGCCAAAGGATAAAGGAAAAGCCAGAATCTTAGATTTTCCATCTGTCCAAG GTGGTGAATTTTACCAAGTACCACAGTCTGATGATTCTGCCACAACAGAGCAACACAAAGGGCACGTGACACCAG ATTGGGTCATCATCTTGGGTTTTGTTGTTGGTGTTGCGGCCCTGGTGATGCTTTGTCTTGCTATTGCTACCAGAGACAA GTGGAATGTGGGTCCGAGGCAAGCATCAAATCCACAAACAAAAGTTGACTCTTCACAGCAGCAGAAGGCAGAGAACGAAGCGTTCCTGCGGAAAGATGCACCAAAGGAAAACGGAAAGGCAGTGGAGTACACAGTTATCCCGTTGGATGATCTTACAGAGAATTAG
- the LOC144017354 gene encoding uncharacterized protein LOC144017354 isoform X2: protein MTTPLLLGIFIGLWAVDFSTQVNSVTQIPIKSEEDVLREAETDGFLVEQFFPLSLRYEPRQENPTTQQSNQTSSGTEDSRNQTLLKIIDASTLGDKLFQPRDEGYSTTSERASSSSNSSTTLNPHSDWTSNATQSSNITEPSVPSRNDDSESYSGSGDSEILDQYPIPQTTATYTGGDGETTSFIKIGNEASGDEDSGSGSGFGMPKDKGKARILDFPSVQGGEFYQVPQSDDSATTEQHKGHVTPDWVIILGFVVGVAALVMLCLAIATRDKWNVGPRQASNPQTKVDSSQQQKAENEAFLRKDAPKENGKAVEYTVIPLDDLTEN, encoded by the exons ATGACGACTCCTCTTCTTTTGGGGATTTTTATTGGTCTTTGGGCTGTGGATTTTTCAACTCAAGTCAATT CTGTGACCCAAATTCCCATTAAAAGTGAGGAAGACGTGCTCAGAGAGGCCGAGACGGATGGCTTTCTTGTTGaacaatttttccccctgtcactCAGATACGAACCACGTCAAGAAAACCCGACCACTCAACAGTCCAACCAAACATCCTCTGGCACAGAAGATAGTCGTAATCAAACCCTGTTGAAGATCATTGACGCCAGCACATTAGGTGACAAGCTCTTCCAGCCCAGGGATGAAGGTTATTCAACCACAAGTGAAAGAGCCTCGTCAAGTTCCAACTCATCTACCACTTTAAATCCTCACTCTGACTGGACTTCAAATGCAACACAGTCAAGTAACATCACAGAGCCCAGTGTTCCCTCTCGAAATGATGATTCTGAGAGTTACTCAGGGTCCGGAGATAGTGAGATCCTAGACCAGTATCCTATTCCACAAACCACTGCGACCTACACTGGAGGTGACGGGGAAACAACATCTTTCATCAAAATTGGAAATGAGGCTTCAGGAGATGAAGACTCGGGGTCAGGATCAGGATTTGGAATGCCAAAGGATAAAGGAAAAGCCAGAATCTTAGATTTTCCATCTGTCCAAG GTGGTGAATTTTACCAAGTACCACAGTCTGATGATTCTGCCACAACAGAGCAACACAAAGGGCACGTGACACCAG ATTGGGTCATCATCTTGGGTTTTGTTGTTGGTGTTGCGGCCCTGGTGATGCTTTGTCTTGCTATTGCTACCAGAGACAA GTGGAATGTGGGTCCGAGGCAAGCATCAAATCCACAAACAAAAGTTGACTCTTCACAGCAGCAGAAGGCAGAGAACGAAGCGTTCCTGCGGAAAGATGCACCAAAGGAAAACGGAAAGGCAGTGGAGTACACAGTTATCCCGTTGGATGATCTTACAGAGAATTAG